A stretch of Moritella sp. F3 DNA encodes these proteins:
- the miaA gene encoding tRNA (adenosine(37)-N6)-dimethylallyltransferase MiaA, with the protein MSQQQYNLIVVLGATASGKTRLGVDLAKQLNGEVISGDSRQVYIGLDIGSGKDLAEYGDVPYHLIDIIEPGKEYNAFQFQRDFFNAFKDINQRNKLPLLVGGTGLYIDAVVAGYEFVQLDKNIPQREQFAEMALEDVQQILLELDSQSYTTTDITVRPRLYRAIEIAQHAASQTSAVIKTVLPEIEPLYFGIKWDRSVLRQRITLRLKERLENGMLEEVEGLLAQGITHDKLEYLGLEYRFVSQYIEGKISYDEMFDILNIAIHKYAKRQDTWFRRMERQGAIIHWLDGTGDINEQAQAVLNQFQRS; encoded by the coding sequence ATGTCTCAGCAACAATACAATCTTATCGTCGTACTCGGCGCGACCGCATCGGGAAAGACACGCTTGGGTGTCGACCTCGCGAAACAATTAAACGGTGAAGTGATCTCGGGCGACTCTCGACAGGTCTATATCGGCCTCGATATTGGCTCAGGCAAAGATTTAGCTGAATACGGTGATGTACCTTATCACTTGATTGATATTATAGAACCCGGTAAAGAATATAACGCCTTTCAATTTCAGCGTGATTTTTTCAACGCATTCAAGGATATTAACCAACGCAATAAGTTACCGCTACTTGTCGGCGGCACTGGTTTATACATCGATGCAGTGGTTGCTGGTTATGAATTTGTGCAACTCGATAAAAATATTCCCCAGCGTGAGCAGTTTGCTGAAATGGCTTTAGAAGATGTACAGCAAATTTTGCTTGAGCTTGATAGCCAATCCTATACAACAACGGACATTACTGTGCGTCCACGCTTGTATCGTGCCATTGAAATAGCCCAACATGCAGCATCGCAAACAAGTGCCGTCATCAAAACAGTACTGCCAGAAATAGAGCCTCTGTATTTCGGTATAAAATGGGATCGTAGTGTATTACGCCAGCGCATCACCTTACGCTTAAAAGAACGTTTAGAAAATGGCATGCTTGAAGAAGTTGAAGGTTTGTTAGCGCAAGGTATTACGCATGACAAATTAGAGTACCTTGGGCTTGAATACCGCTTTGTCAGCCAGTATATCGAAGGTAAAATCAGCTATGATGAAATGTTTGATATATTGAATATCGCCATTCATAAATACGCAAAGCGCCAAGATACGTGGTTCAGAAGAATGGAACGTCAAGGTGCTATCATTCATTGGTTAGACGGTACAGGTGATATCAATGAGCAAGCGCAAGCGGTACTCAATCAATTTCAAAGAAGTTAA
- a CDS encoding dicarboxylate/amino acid:cation symporter, translated as MLKDKKSLVKNIGFQVVVAMIIGAAVGAFMGEGAAIFAPLGALFINLIKMLVIPLVAVSIIAGAANLGDSPSAGKIGVGTFVFFMLTSAIAVALALVMGNVFEPGVGVDFSKHATGLAVVTAEQGALPGVFDTIIGMIPTNVFSALTSGNILQILVFSIFFGIALTKVERKRAKPIMDGLNTIIDAFVWMINCVMIIAPIGVFGLMAESVGTFGFSALAVVMKLFVVYIAAIIIYGFIFYPLVVKFFSDTPVLKFMSAMKKPQALALSTASSMATLPVTLEVCEKELKLANSTAAFVLPLGATINMSGNAIYYGLVAVFFAQMFNVELGMAAYAAIIFTSTLGAIGQAGVPGPSFLVVAVLLAAGIPIEGLPLLFALDRIFDMVRTALNITGDAVCAVVMDKYNPEHQVTK; from the coding sequence TTGCTTAAGGATAAAAAAAGTCTAGTTAAAAATATTGGGTTTCAAGTTGTAGTCGCTATGATCATTGGTGCTGCCGTCGGTGCTTTCATGGGCGAAGGCGCTGCCATATTTGCACCATTGGGCGCGCTGTTTATTAATCTAATAAAAATGTTAGTGATTCCACTTGTTGCTGTATCGATTATTGCTGGTGCAGCTAATCTTGGTGACAGTCCTTCAGCAGGTAAGATTGGTGTTGGTACATTTGTCTTCTTTATGCTGACATCTGCGATTGCTGTCGCACTTGCGCTTGTTATGGGTAATGTATTTGAACCTGGGGTTGGTGTTGATTTCTCTAAACATGCGACAGGTTTAGCTGTCGTAACTGCTGAGCAAGGCGCATTACCGGGTGTATTTGATACCATTATTGGCATGATCCCAACGAATGTATTCAGTGCGTTAACGAGCGGTAATATTTTACAAATTCTAGTATTCAGTATCTTCTTTGGTATTGCATTAACGAAGGTTGAACGCAAACGTGCTAAGCCAATCATGGACGGTTTAAATACCATCATTGATGCATTTGTTTGGATGATCAATTGTGTGATGATTATTGCCCCAATTGGTGTCTTTGGTCTGATGGCTGAATCTGTTGGTACGTTTGGTTTTAGCGCACTAGCTGTGGTAATGAAATTGTTTGTTGTTTATATTGCAGCAATTATTATCTACGGTTTCATTTTCTATCCACTTGTAGTGAAGTTTTTCTCTGATACGCCAGTACTGAAATTTATGTCTGCGATGAAGAAACCTCAAGCATTAGCATTATCGACAGCGTCATCAATGGCTACATTGCCTGTGACACTGGAAGTATGTGAAAAAGAATTAAAACTTGCTAACTCAACAGCTGCGTTTGTATTACCGTTAGGTGCGACGATCAACATGAGTGGTAATGCTATTTATTATGGTCTAGTAGCCGTGTTCTTTGCACAAATGTTTAATGTTGAATTAGGTATGGCTGCTTATGCTGCGATTATCTTTACATCGACATTAGGTGCAATTGGTCAAGCGGGCGTTCCAGGACCGTCTTTCCTTGTTGTTGCAGTATTATTAGCGGCTGGCATTCCAATCGAAGGTTTACCACTGCTATTCGCATTAGATCGTATTTTTGATATGGTGCGTACAGCATTGAATATTACCGGTGATGCAGTGTGTGCTGTCGTGATGGATAAATACAATCCAGAGCATCAAGTGACTAAATAA
- the recD gene encoding exodeoxyribonuclease V subunit alpha, with translation MSILQCLKELASENQIRQLDYQFARFISNYESEPAIILLACLTSYQLGKGHVCIDLQGIDSNALFDLNLTRSHLLLAEISSRNESWPSLLANSVVVGESAPLQFVADAGKLYLQRYWAYELQVAQQLKGLAKQSQQPDLSASLNRLFKRDYGFLFPILAKERDANFSAQSFVAKYLDVVKKGRISWNDVEQVLLTAKNAQELHALDSLIPEAYCLNWQKLSVAVAATRHFSVISGGPGTGKTTTVTKLLALLIEQGLLAQQALTIKLVAPTGKAAARLTESIAGAKGKLDLPVNVADLIPEQAGTIHRLLGVVPNRQAFRHNKDNPLHLDVLVVDEASMVDLPLMAKLLAALPPHARLILLGDKDQLASVEAGSVLADICAYATAGYSAGQVNWLSKITDYDLNQYQATDATAIYDSLCLLRKSYRFDAESGIGCLAGAVNRGDLNEFDSVWENQHDDINLHPLSTETYDALITMAKKGYQDYLAKIVVSPSDDEAKSILRRFNDFQILTAIREGDFGVEGLNQRIEKALLAARKIRKDQSEWYAGRPIMITNNDHGLGLYNGDIGICMQDEDRRMRVYFEMADGNMQSFLPSRLPPHQTVFAMTIHKSQGSEFRHTVMILPNRFNPVLTRELVYTGITRAKEQLDIFTNVTVMKKAIKLRTERVSGLMALLNRD, from the coding sequence ATGAGCATACTTCAGTGTTTAAAAGAATTAGCTAGTGAAAATCAGATCCGTCAACTTGATTATCAATTCGCTCGATTTATTAGTAATTATGAATCTGAACCCGCGATTATTTTATTAGCCTGTTTAACCAGCTATCAACTGGGTAAAGGTCATGTGTGCATTGATTTACAGGGTATCGATAGCAATGCTTTATTTGATCTAAATTTAACCCGTTCACACTTATTACTGGCGGAAATATCGAGTCGTAATGAGTCTTGGCCAAGTTTATTAGCAAACTCAGTTGTTGTGGGCGAGTCTGCGCCACTGCAGTTTGTTGCTGATGCGGGTAAATTATATTTACAGCGTTACTGGGCTTACGAGTTACAAGTTGCGCAGCAGTTGAAGGGGTTAGCAAAGCAAAGCCAACAGCCTGATCTCAGTGCCAGCCTTAATCGCTTATTTAAACGTGATTATGGTTTCCTCTTTCCTATTTTAGCGAAAGAACGAGACGCTAATTTTAGTGCGCAGTCATTTGTGGCCAAATACTTAGACGTCGTTAAGAAAGGCCGTATTAGCTGGAATGATGTGGAGCAGGTATTGCTTACCGCTAAAAATGCCCAAGAACTGCATGCCTTAGATAGCTTGATCCCTGAAGCGTATTGTCTTAACTGGCAAAAGCTATCTGTAGCTGTCGCAGCGACACGCCATTTCTCAGTGATATCCGGCGGCCCTGGAACGGGTAAAACAACGACAGTAACTAAATTATTAGCCTTATTAATTGAACAAGGTTTACTAGCACAACAGGCGCTAACGATTAAACTTGTTGCACCAACAGGTAAAGCGGCGGCTCGTTTAACAGAGTCGATTGCGGGTGCGAAGGGCAAGTTAGATTTACCCGTGAATGTAGCGGATCTTATTCCTGAACAAGCAGGGACAATACATCGATTATTAGGGGTTGTCCCGAATAGACAAGCATTCCGTCACAATAAAGATAACCCATTACATCTTGATGTACTGGTTGTTGATGAAGCCTCAATGGTTGATTTACCACTGATGGCGAAATTGTTAGCGGCATTACCGCCCCATGCTCGACTAATATTACTGGGCGATAAAGATCAACTTGCGTCGGTAGAGGCGGGCTCTGTATTAGCTGATATCTGTGCTTATGCAACGGCGGGTTATTCTGCAGGGCAAGTGAATTGGTTATCTAAGATTACCGATTATGATCTAAACCAATACCAAGCAACAGATGCGACGGCGATATATGACAGCCTCTGCTTATTACGTAAGAGCTATCGTTTCGATGCAGAGTCAGGTATTGGCTGTTTAGCAGGGGCTGTAAATAGAGGCGATCTGAACGAATTTGATAGCGTATGGGAAAATCAGCATGATGATATTAATTTGCACCCGTTATCGACTGAAACCTATGACGCGCTTATCACGATGGCAAAAAAAGGTTATCAAGATTACTTAGCTAAGATTGTCGTATCACCGAGTGACGATGAAGCAAAGTCGATATTACGCCGTTTTAATGATTTCCAAATTTTAACGGCAATCAGAGAAGGTGATTTTGGTGTTGAAGGTTTAAACCAGCGTATTGAAAAAGCACTGCTAGCGGCGCGTAAGATACGTAAAGATCAATCTGAATGGTATGCAGGTAGGCCGATTATGATCACCAATAATGATCATGGTCTTGGTTTATACAATGGCGATATTGGTATTTGTATGCAGGATGAAGATCGCCGCATGCGGGTTTATTTTGAAATGGCGGACGGTAATATGCAATCTTTTTTACCGAGTCGATTGCCACCACATCAAACTGTCTTTGCAATGACTATTCATAAATCACAAGGTTCCGAGTTTAGACACACGGTTATGATTTTACCTAATCGTTTCAATCCAGTGCTAACAAGAGAGTTAGTTTATACCGGTATTACTCGTGCAAAAGAGCAATTAGACATATTCACTAACGTGACCGTGATGAAAAAGGCGATTAAATTACGTACCGAACGCGTCAGTGGGTTAATGGCATTACTTAACCGAGATTAA